Proteins encoded by one window of Cucurbita pepo subsp. pepo cultivar mu-cu-16 chromosome LG14, ASM280686v2, whole genome shotgun sequence:
- the LOC111810335 gene encoding cyclin-D2-1-like produces the protein MSLSPDQSPASSSSSGPARHVSADLLCSTAADSLISDDSAIFSLLQSELDHMPRRDYVRRCRDRSIDVIARQDSINWILKVHAHYNFKPVTAILSVNYFDRFLSANFLPRRNGWPFQLLAVACLSLAAKMEEPLVPLLLDLQIFEPKYVFDPKTVQRMELRVLSILNWRLRVVTPFDFLHHFISDLPPSSAADGGEGDGDVSRCLLFSTSSDLILSTTRVIDFLGFPPCTIAAAAVLTAAGERVDSPAVCTHFLAANRVEMVRSCYQLMEEYIIDTCPADLPKQRSRGVEQPAPTSPVGVLEAAACGSCDTEAAVEPPTKRLRSSAPDVQEQ, from the exons ATGTCTCTCTCTCCTGACCAATCCCCcgcttcttcctcctcctctggCCCTGCACGCCATGTCTCTGCCGACTTGCTCTGTTCCACCGCCGCGGACTCCCTGATCTCCGATGACTCCGCCATTTTCAGCCTTCTTCAATCGGAGCTCGACCATATGCCCCGCCGCGACTACGTTCGACGGTGCCGTGACCGGTCGATCGACGTTATTGCTCGCCAAGACTCCATTAACTGGATCTTGAAG GTCCACGCGCACTACAATTTCAAACCAGTCACTGCGATTCTCTCCGTTAATTACTTCGATCGCTTCCTCTCCGCTAATTTCCTTCCA CGGCGGAATGGATGGCCGTTTCAGCTTCTCGCGGTGGCGTGTTTGTCTTTAGCGGCGAAAATGGAGGAGCCTCTGGTCCCACTGCTTTTGGACCTCCAAATCTTTGAGCCTAAGTACGTCTTCGATCCCAAAACGGTTCAGAGAATGGAGCTTCGTGTCCTGTCTATTCTCAACTGGAGATTACGCGTCGTCACGCCTTTCGATTTTCTCCACCACTTCATTTCCGATCTTCCTCCTTCTTCCGCCGCAGACGGCGGCGAAGGCGACGGTGACGTCTCTCGTTGCCTCCTCTTCTCTACTTCTTCCGATCTCATTCTCAGCACTACACGCG TGATCGATTTCTTGGGGTTTCCGCCGTGTACCAtagccgccgccgccgttcTCACCGCCGCTGGTGAGCGGGTTGATTCTCCGGCGGTCTGTACCCATTTCCTTGCGGCAAACAGAGTC GAAATGGTGAGAAGCTGTTACCAACTGATGGAGGAGTACATAATCGACACGTGTCCAGCAGACCTCCCAAAACAGCGGAGTCGAGGAGTCGAGCAACCGGCGCCAACTAGTCCAGTCGGCGTGCTAGAAGCGGCTGCATGCGGTAGCTGTGATACAGAAGCAGCAGTGGAGCCGCCGACAAAGAGGCTTCGTTCCTCTGCACCGGATGTACAGGAGCAGTAG